CTCCCAATCATTGGCCATCTTCACCTTCTCCTCTCTACTCCAACCCACAAGTCTCTTCAGAAACTCTCATCCAATTATGGACCTCTCTTCCATCTCCGCATCTTCAACATTCCCATGGTCATCGTCTCTTCTGCCTCCGTGGCTTATGAGATCTTCAAGGCCCATGACGCCGACATCTCCTCTCGTGGCCCTCCTCCCATCGACGACTCTCTTTTTGCAGGATCTTCAAGCTTCATCTCCTCTCCCTATGGAGATCACTGGAAGTTCATGAAAAAAGTTCTCGTCCTAAAGCTGCTCGGAGCACAGGCACTTGAGCGGTCGAGAGACGTTCGTACAGATGAGCTAGAGCGGGTCTACTCAAGGCTGCTTGATAAAGCGAGGAAGGAAGAGAGTGTTGAGATCATTAAAGAAGTGATAAATCTTACTAATAATAGCATATGCAGGATGATCATAGGGAGGAGTTGTTCCGAGGAGAACGGTGAAGCAGAGAGAGTCAGAAGCGTGGCTAGCGAATCTCTTGCCTTGGGGAAGAAGATAGTATTGGGGTCCTTGTTGCGTCCACGGTTTAAGAATCTTGTAATGTTACtgattaaaaaggaaataatggTTGTTTCCAACAAGTTCGATGAGCTGTTCGAAAGGATTCTTGTGGAACACGAAAAGAAACAGGACGGACATCAAGAAACAGACTTGATGGAAGCGTTGTTGGCTGCTTATGGAGACGATAAGGCAGGGTACAAGATCACTAGGGAACATATCAAGACGTTGTTCGCGGTACATCTTCCTCACACCACATCCATCAAGTGGTTTCATTGAACCGTGGTTGGTTATTAATAAACACGTTTTCGCAACTTTCAGGATCTTTTATTTGCAGGCACGGACGCCTCAGCGCAAGCAGCACAATGGGCAATGGCGGAGATTATTAAAAACCCTAACGTTCTCAAGAGATTGAGAGAAGAAATCGATTGCCTTGTAGGTCAAGGCACAAGGTTGATTCATGAAACTGATCTACCAAATCTTCCTTACCTACAAGCCGTTGTCAAGGAAGTACTAAGACTGCACCCTCCGGGGACTGTCTTTGGAAGGATCTCTCAAAAAGGGTTTAGGATCAGAGAGTTCTACATACCGGAGGAGACATCATTTGCTATTAATGTTTATGCTATAATGAGAGATCCTGATTACTGGGAAGATCCTGATGAGTTTAAGCCCGAGAGGTTTCTTCAAGATTCTTCAAGGACAgttgaagaggaagagagaagagagcaagcaCTCAAGTATATTCCTTTCGGCGGCGGGAGGAGAGGCTGTCCTGGAGCAAACCTAGCTTATGTCTTTCTAGGAACTGCTGTTGGGATGATGGTGCAGGGATTTGACTGGAGAATCAAAGGAGGTGATAAAGTTATCATGGAAGAGACTGTTTTAGGACTGAGCTTGACCATGGCTCATCCTCCTAAGTTCATTCCTGTTGCTCGAACCGCAAGCCCTTTAACTTCGAAATGCTCGTGAGTCTTTGGTTAAGTGGTCCGCAAGCTAGTTCAAGTAATAAGGGagctttgttttttattatatgtttccGTGTGTCCAAGTCTTCCAGGTGAGTTGGTTATCTATGGTTGAGTTTGGTTTATTGTGTGAAACCGTATTGTTTTCGGTTTTAGTCTTGCCATTTTTCTCGGTTTTATGTGGTTTATTTTAGTTTGGTCAATTGTACTGTTCAAAAGTTGTTCTTTTCCGAAAACAATAATTCGAGATGAGATAATCGCATCGGGAAAAAGAAAACCCATCAattctcattttttttaatagtacaATTCTCGTATTTTTTCCATTGAGGTTCAaacattttttgtcttttagtgGTTAAAAGCTGCATTTAACGAGGTTTGAGTTGAGTTATACTTCCTcgttactaaataaaaaatgttattttgacATCTTTTACAGAgataaaaagattaaacaattgaataacatatttttgtttaatagtATACGATTTCATTTGAAATTTTGTAGCTTCAgcttttttatttactaatttgtATTTCTTGATAATGAATAAAAACAACTGCAGGACCAGTAGCATGTCGTGGAAATCGACAAAGAAAAAGATCGTAGATATCATTTTGTCCTcccgacaaaaaaaatcattttctcctTTGTTTGTCTCCCAATGAAATATGTCTCACTTTGTCTTTGGCTTTTACGAATCGTATAAACAAATTATAGCACGTTTATGGTTTGATAATCAATCATCCTCCGCAAccaataatattcttttatttcatattaaataacttaagaaaaatgaaacaaaGTAATAAAAGTTCATCAAATTataacacatttttaaaaataaaagtaaataaataaataaaaaatagtaataattgcAAAAAGTTAATATTGCAAcgtcatcaacaaaacactaaactctaaactttgAATCCAaacattaaatcataaacactaaattcTATGCTCTTGATAAGTCATAAATTTTAGAGTTCATGATTTATCCAAAGTTTAAGGTTTACTAATgattatgatttatggtttagtttttatgatttatatttatatatatactttttatttaaagtttaattttttatttcttcactTAATATAAGAAAACACTACCTATTATTCATTATTTATATTAAGGCATTCTATAGTGTTcgatatttgtatatatttagcGCAACAGGTTTGGATTATCAAACACATAAAACCTTTTCCAAACTCTTGTTTTCTGGCAATTTCTGAAAAGACTAAAAGAGATTCAAATATTATTCTCTAAAGCATGTTTAATAATCAtgcaaaatatatagatatacaaATTTTCTTAACACATTAAAacttaaatctttataaatccTTCCAAATTTCATAATGAATACATCCCCTTTAATATTCACTAGATagtgacccgtgcgaccgcacggatattaattttcagttttagtttttatttatttgtactaaataataaatttgcaatatttgatcgttttatattgactaagctaagAGTGGGTATTTAGGTACCCACTCGAATtcagttaaaatctattcgggtttgagatttttgagtttaaaaattctagctctattcggttatttataaattttggttctggtttgattcagatcttttCGGGTTTGATGatccgtttaaactattttaaaaaattttaaatttatatatctttaaatttccctaaatctaataataaaaataatataatatgtaaatttgagtaatgtaagccaaaatacctatattaaaaattaaaaattaaaaataggtttagcttgaatatttggatggagaataaatatatatttaagtatttttggtgttttgattattgtttatctactttagatgtttacttttgactattgtttatatttcaaatattttaaccaactttaaaatagcttatatcttggatattaactctaaaaatagctaacatattgaagtatataaatatgatttaaatacattcgaatatccgaaatattttgttcgaataaggtttggttatggttctctagataccaaaatggtaaatccgtttggatattatctagttttggttcaaatttggtaatactttttcgttcagatttgttaaatgaagagttgatattataatttccatgaattgtttgtccaatatttttttttaatttgacattgatttaatggagaagttaatgaagtgtatttaattcaaatttaattttggaaaacacattaatctaactggaaaagacaaagcattaaaataggaaatattatttaattatgtatttaatttaaatttaattttggaaaacacattaatctaagtagaaaagacaaaacattaaaatagaaaacattatttaatgtcagtgacATGgtagtgtaaataacactgaaaactaagggatattctatatgtgtacttctgttttaataatatagatatatatatatatatatatttaaattaaaatgtattacataattattaataaaacattttaaaacataacaattttatttattacgttgaataattatattttgtgattttgatcgtctattatatcacagtgtatcatataaacaaatccaatatttataacttattatatttatattatgaaaccattatactaataatatatgaataaattattttatattttatttatatattatataaattgattatgatgtgtgatttttattttattatttataccaataaatattaaaaatatttaacatgttaAAACGAAGTATATTGGGAAATCTATTTtcgtaaatatttgattaagaaaatctattatttaaattaagaaaatacattaaatgcttaaatctattatttaaattaagaaaagataagcatacttaaatataggttcaataaagacaagtatacttaaatatacgaaaagacaagcatacttaaatataggtttaataaagacaactataattaaagaaaatgcattttttttatcataaagaaaatgcatttacaaatcagaaaagacaactataattaaggaaaattaatttattacttcagtggcattctaatgtaaataacttcaaaaatttaGGGGTATTTTCAAaatgtacttctattttaataatgtaGATTTAACTGGTCTCCTCATTGGATTTTAATCAGATAGTGAATCAACACTATAATTAGTTTATGATCCTGATGATATTTCCAAACTCAAAGTTGACTTTTAGCGACATTCATGAGATGTCGGCCAAGGCCCAAAGTATGTAAGTTACTTGGACAACAGGCAAGTTTAACTGGTTACATCAAGAGTAGGACACATAAACAGCAGACTTCCAAAAACAGATTTTCAGAAGCTAAAAATAAAGAATGACATAGCATGTTAATGGGCTCAAAATCCAATCATGATCATCGATTAAAGAGTGGGACTATCTTGATCCCACACTTATTGCAAAACTAAAAACCCattttgtgttttattattaaacatttttaaaatattatcctAATACATGTGTATTTTTCAATGTAACATTGATAGCAGCCTAGAGAGCATGACCGATTCTTCTCGATCTTGAAAAACTCCGcaccttctttcttctttccaCTTGACCAATGGTGGCAACAATCATCGTTGACTTTCAGAACTGCTTCATCTTTATCCTCTTATGCTTCTTCTCACTACTCTGTTACACTCTCTTCTTCAGGAAACCAAGGGACTTTTCTTTGCCTCCAAGTCCTCCTTCAATACCCATCATCGGCcatcttcaccttcttctctcTGTTCTAATCCACAGATCTTTACAAAAACTCTCCTCCAAGTATGGATCTATTCTCCATCTCCGCATATTCAGTTTCCCCATAGTCCTCCTCTCCTCAGCCTCAGTTGCTTACGAGATCTTCAGGGCACACGACGTTAACATCTCCTCTCGTGGTCTCCCTCCGACCGACGACTCCCTACTCGTTGGATCTTTCAGCTTCATCTCTGCTCCCTATGGAGATTACTGGAAGTTCATGAAGAAGGTTCTTGTCACCAACCTGCTAGGACCTCAGGCTCTTGAGCGGTCACGAAGAGTCCGTGTTGACGAGCTAGATAGGTTTTACAAAAACTTATTCGATAAGGCGGTGAAGAAAGAGAGCGTGGAGATCTGTGAGGAAGCGTTGAAGCTCACTAACAACAGCGTCTGCAAGTTGATAATGGGGAGGTGTTGTCCAGAGGAGGGAGGTGTGCTGGAGAGGGTCAAGGGATTAGCTACTGAGTTAGATATTACGACGAAGAAGATTTTGTTGGCAAACATGTTGCCCCCATGGTTAAAGAAGCTTGTTCTCTCACTGTTTAAAAAGGAAGTGGAGGTTCTTTCAAACAGCTTCAATGAGCTGCTCGAAAAGATTCTTGTGGAACACGAAGAGAAGCAGGGAGAGGGTAAGGACTTGATGGACGTGTTGTTGGCAGCTTATAGAGACGAAAATGCAGAGTATAAGATTACTAGGAACCATATCAAGTCCTTTTATGTGGTAAATATTACTTCCATTGAGGTGGTTTTATTAGAGAAATAAAACTGATATGCTT
This Raphanus sativus cultivar WK10039 unplaced genomic scaffold, ASM80110v3 Scaffold0684, whole genome shotgun sequence DNA region includes the following protein-coding sequences:
- the LOC108857133 gene encoding cytochrome P450 705A22; amino-acid sequence: MTMVAYQNCFMFIIFFSFLCYYLFFKKPSGSSRGFDDLPPSPPSLPIIGHLHLLLSTPTHKSLQKLSSNYGPLFHLRIFNIPMVIVSSASVAYEIFKAHDADISSRGPPPIDDSLFAGSSSFISSPYGDHWKFMKKVLVLKLLGAQALERSRDVRTDELERVYSRLLDKARKEESVEIIKEVINLTNNSICRMIIGRSCSEENGEAERVRSVASESLALGKKIVLGSLLRPRFKNLVMLLIKKEIMVVSNKFDELFERILVEHEKKQDGHQETDLMEALLAAYGDDKAGYKITREHIKTLFADLLFAGTDASAQAAQWAMAEIIKNPNVLKRLREEIDCLVGQGTRLIHETDLPNLPYLQAVVKEVLRLHPPGTVFGRISQKGFRIREFYIPEETSFAINVYAIMRDPDYWEDPDEFKPERFLQDSSRTVEEEERREQALKYIPFGGGRRGCPGANLAYVFLGTAVGMMVQGFDWRIKGGDKVIMEETVLGLSLTMAHPPKFIPVARTASPLTSKCS
- the LOC108856840 gene encoding cytochrome P450 705A22; amino-acid sequence: MVATIIVDFQNCFIFILLCFFSLLCYTLFFRKPRDFSLPPSPPSIPIIGHLHLLLSVLIHRSLQKLSSKYGSILHLRIFSFPIVLLSSASVAYEIFRAHDVNISSRGLPPTDDSLLVGSFSFISAPYGDYWKFMKKVLVTNLLGPQALERSRRVRVDELDRFYKNLFDKAVKKESVEICEEALKLTNNSVCKLIMGRCCPEEGGVLERVKGLATELDITTKKILLANMLPPWLKKLVLSLFKKEVEVLSNSFNELLEKILVEHEEKQGEGKDLMDVLLAAYRDENAEYKITRNHIKSFYVDLLFAGSTTSVQTIQWTMAEIINSPKTLERLRGEIDSVVGTTRLIQETDLPNLPYLQAVVKEGLRLHPAGRIFERFSQEGCKVGGYYVPEKTTLMINDYAVMRDPDYWVDPDEFKPERFLEEEERKEQVLKYIPFGSGRRGCPGENLAYIFIGTAIGVMVQGFEWRFKEEKVNMEEAVVGLTLTMAHPLKLTPIARTVNPLTLNLKSCGL